The genomic window GATGCGGGGCAGTCCGCGCTGCCAGGCGGCAAAGACGATCAGAAATGAAAGCAGTCCGGTGATGATGTCACCCAGACCGGGAACGAGTCCGACGATCGGATCAAGGCCGAAGCGAATCTTCGTGCCCGGGATGTGGAAGATGTCGTCGAGCACGCTCGCGAGGTGATCGAGCTGCTCGTCGGTCAGGCCGCGAGGGACTTTAGGTGGAGACAGGATTTCAGGTTCGCTTGTGGCCATGAGTCATTGTATGCAACCGATGTTCTTCTGATGGCGTAAATAGGAGAAAGAACTGGCAGAAGCAGCCTCGACGATCTGCCAAAGCTCAATTGGGCACAGCAGTGGGGTGTCGCGCTTGGCCCTGCCGACTGGGTCAAAGTAAAGAAAGCGTGTGCGGAAGCGGGCGACGCACGGGGAGGCTGTCCCAATTTGGAACGAAAGAATCGCTGCAAAATCCCTGATGTTTTTGCGCTCCGTCACGCAAACTGAAGCTAAGTCACTGGAAACGTTTGCCTTGCGTCGCCCACCTGATGAATCGCTGTTAATTCCCTGCCTGCGAGCAAAATCTTCAAAATCCGGGCAGAATCTGGCGATTTCTTGCCGCAAAAAGAAAAAATGGCTGTATTAATCGCTGTTCTTTCGGAATCTCCCAGGGCTGGCAGTAGTCATCTGCAGAAGCAAGGACTCTCTGAGAACTCGATTTTTCCCCCATCGTGGCGGGGTTGCCGTGTTGACACCCCCGCTCCATCCTCCTTATCCTTAAGTTTTGCCCTCCAGGTCGTATTCTGAGCTGTGCGCTCCCGCGTGAGCCGGCACCTGCTAACGGAAGGCGAGGGTAGCTGGCGATGTTCATCAGTCTTCAAGAGCTGGAAGTCAAGAAAGTCGAGTTTTCTCAGCAACTTGCGCCGGGGACTATCGATCTTGGCGCGGAGCTGCGGCAATCCGGAGTTCTGAACACTAAAGGACGCGCGGAGCTGCTGGAAGAGCACCGCGGCGGCAAGAATGTCGTTGAAGATATCCGCGTATTAGGCGATTTCTCGACCACCATCGAGGTTCGCTGTGCGCGCTGTGTCGATCCGGTTCCGACCAAGGTAGGCGGAGATTTCGATCTGCTCTATCGGCCGCTAGGGATCGACGCCGGCCACGACGAGCGCTCGATCTCGGAAGCGGAAACTGAGATCGGATACTACTCCGGTGACGGTATTCAGCTAGAAGACGTTCTGCGCGAGCAGATACTGCTGGCGCTTCCGGTGAAGGTCGTGTGCAGCGAGAGCTGTCGCGGCATCTGCGCCGGATGTGGAAGAAATTTGAATGTCGAGGCCTGCACTTGCGAAGAGCGCCCGAGCGATCCGCGCTGGGCGGCGCTGGCCGACATCAAAGACAAATTGAAATAACTTAAGGAAAAGATCATGCCGAATCCAAAACGGCGGCACTCCAAGGCTCGTACCGGACGTCGCCGCGCCCACGATTATCTCAGCGCCAACTCACTCTCCGAGTGTCCGAACTGTCATGAGAAGAAGATGCCGCACCGTGCGTGTCCCAAATGTGGACACTACAAGGGTCGCGAGATCTTCGACACGGAAAAGGCTGGCTAAGTTACAATCGCCCTTCCGCAGATGCCAACTGTAATCGCGGTCGATGCGATGGGCTCCGACCGGGCTCCCAAGCCCGAAGTGGAAGGGGCGATACTTGCCTGTCGTCATCATGATGTGCGCGTCCTGCTCGTCGGACGCGAGCCACAGATACGCGAAGAGCTCGAGCGGGAGATCGAGCGCCATCCCACTGTCCGCAATCTGCCGATTGAGATGATCCATGCCACTGAAGTAATCGGCATGGGCGAAAAGGCTGCGACGGCTGTGCGCAGCAAGCGGGATTCCTCCATGCGTGTCGGCCTGCGTCTCGTTCGCGAAGCACGTGCCGCAGGGTTCGTAACCGCCGGCAACACCGGGGCAGCGATGGCAACTGCGAAGATGGTGCTGGGCACGTTGCCTGGAGTCGATCGTCCCGCACTCGCTGCTGTTTTCCCTACGTCGGCCGGAAAAGCCGCTATCCTGCTTGACGTTGGCGCAAATGTCGATTGCAAGCCTCAGCACCTCGAGCAGTTCGCCATCATGGGCGAGATCTACTCGCGCAGCATCTTCGGAATGAACAAGCCCAGAGTGGGACTGCTCTCGATCGGTGAAGAAGAGGGTAAAGGTAACGAACTGACGCGCGAGGCCTACACACTCTTGCGCCAGCTTCCGCTGAACTTCGCCGGCAACGTCGAAGGCCGCGATCTCTACAACGGCAGCGTCGATGTGATTGTTTGTGACGGTTTCATTGGGAATGTTGCACTAAAAGTCTCCGAAGGGTTGGTTTCTGCCGTCCGCTTCCTGTTGAAGGAGTCGCTTAAGTCGACGATCAGCTCACAAGTAGGATTCCTCCTCTCCCGCCGTGCTTTTGACGATTTCAAGAAACGTCTCGACTACGCCGAATACGGCGGCGCTCCCCTTTTGGGAATTAAGGGCATCTGCATCGTCGGCCACGGATCTTCTAACGCAACAGCAATCAAGAACGCAATCCGCGTTGCCGCGCAATTCGCCGAAACCCGTATCAACGATAAGATTGAAAAAGGCCTAAGCTCGCATCGTCCAAGACGCGAACCTCCCCCGTCAGACACAATCGAGGCAGGCAGCGCCCCGGTGTAATGATTTTTGATGTTGCCTTTGCTCTTGCTCTTACAAAGCGAACCCCAACCGCAAGGTGCTTCGGCGTTCGCCTCAGCATGACAAAGTTTTTATTTACTTCACGAAATTCTGTTTACATTTACGCCTTGTCATCCTGAGCCAAGGAGCAAAGCGACGCAGGCGAAGGACCTTGCGTTTGCTTTTCACACGAACTCAGAACTGCTGCAGTTTTTTTTCGAGTCATGCAAACCGCCCCGCTCATCCACATAAGTGAACTAATACTTTTGTCGGAGTCTCTACACATGCCCAGAATGGTTGGCCTTGAACGAGGCGAAGCTCCTTGGCATCTGCGCTGGTTCTACGGGATGATGCGCAAGATGTTCGGCAAAGATCTCACTCCAGCGAAGATTCAGATGCGCGTGCCCGGAATCGTTTGGGGCGGCATTGGAATGGAAATGGCGCTGGGTCGCAAGCGCCGCGTCTCCCTGCGCTACGCTCAACTGGCAAAGATCAGGACGGCCGCTCGCATTGGCTGTCCGTTTTGAGTCGACATCAATTCTGCCGTAGGCAGAAAAGCTGGACTTACTCCGGAGAAATTAGCTGCTATCCCTGGTAATGATCTCTCCGCGTTTACTGATGTTGAGCGGCTCGTGCTCGAACTTGCGGACGCAATGGCGTCAACGCCATCGAACGTCTCCGACGATCTCTACGCAAGGTTACGCGCGCAATTTTCAGAAGAACAATTGCTGGAACTCGGCGCGCAGATCGCCTTTGAGAACTTTCGCGCCAGGCTGAATCGAATCTACAACGCTGAGAGTGACCACCTGTATAGCTGAGAACGCGGTTCGCCAGCATTTTTGAGAACCGTGTTATCCGCGAGGAAGCTGCTCATCCTCCGGCGCGGATTGCGCCTGCATGCGTTCCATGCTCAAACGCACAAGTCTCTTCACAGCGCCGAGGACCTGCGAGGGCTCCTTCTCGCTTACCATCCAATCGACGCCGGCTGGAATTCCCTCCCGTTTTGACACTCTGCCTTTCAGCAGGAGCAGTACCGGTGTGTGCGGCGCAACCATCTTTAGCGAGTGAGGCAATGACCAGTCCCCGTCCAGAGCCAGTGAGTCGCGATCAATCAGAGTGACGGCAATAGGATTGTGAAGACAGAGGGCCACTGCCTGGTCTGCAGTGGATGGAACGACAACCGTATAGCCTCTCTTCCGCAGGACCTGCTCAAGACCTTCATAACGCCCGCCCACGACCAAAAGAATGATCGCGTTCTGAGGTTTGAACGCTTTCTTCGTTCCCACTCGCTTGAGCAGCTCCAAAGGAGGCATAAACACACCAAGGACGTCGATCGAAGTGGGCGAAGAAAGTATGACACACTCAGTGACTTAGCTGGAAGTACGGGCCAAGCGAGCGATGTACGCGAATGATTCCAAAAGCGCCGCAGATACCCCTACACTTGTTTACCTTCCTGCATCTCCTCGCATGATCTAAAGACCGCGCACGCGGTGGGAACGGTCAGGCACGATCACGGTCAGGGATAGCTCGCGCATTCATATCCTCAGTTCTACGACCGTTGCGCCGGCTCCGCCTTCGCTTTGCGGTGGTTCGTTTACGGTCGCAACGTGCGGATGTGATTTCAAGAACTGTCGCAGAGCCTTGCGCAAGATGCCCATTCCGCTGCCGTGCACAACGCGTACCCGCGGCATACCGGCGAGAAACGCGCGATCTACAAACTTCTCCACTTCGCGTGTGGCATCATCTACGGTTTGCCCAATGACGTTGATTTCGGTTGGCACACTCAGGTCGTTGTCGTCATTCTTGAGAGACACCGAGATTCCGCGCGCACGTGCTGCGGCGACAGGGGATACAGCGCGCTCCGCGACAGCGGATCTGACCACCGTGGCAATATCCGTCTTGGGAACACGCATCTTCATAATGCCTGCTTCCACTTCAAACGTGTTCTCGTCGATTTTGCGCTTGACGACAGCCTCTCTTCCCAGCGATTTCAAACGCACAACGTCGCCTTCAGCTACATACTTCACTTCGCCCGGCCGCGCGTTTGGATCGCCGCGATCTGCTCCGGTGCGATGAGCGACGACTGTCGCGTCGAACTGCTCCTTGAACTCGCGACGAAGCCGCGCGACTCGGCGCTCCGCATCCTTCGACATCTTCTGCGCAGCAGCGCGATCCTCGACGGTGTTGATTAGCTCTTGGGCCTGGTACTCGAAGTCCCGCAGTAGCTGTTCGAGCTTCTTCTCCATCTCGCGCACCTGCTGACGCTGCTCCTTCATGCCTTCCAGATCGAGACGGCTCTTTTCGCGCGCGACCTCCTGCTCGCGGCGGCGCAAGTCACTGCGTTCTTGTTCGAGCGTTTCGAGCTGCTGATGCAGTTGATCGAGAAAGCGCGCGACGTCTTGTGTTTGCCCGGCGAGTCGCCGGCGCGCAGCCTCTACGATCTGCGAGTTCAGTCCAAGTCTCTGCGCGATATTGATGCCGGCCGAGGCCCCGGGCACGCCGACCTTCAGTTCGTACGTTGGTTGCAGCGTTTTTTCATCGAAGCCAACCGCCGCGTTCACCACGCCAGGAGTATTGGCCGCATAAACTTTCAGCGAAGTGTGATGCGTAGAGATGATGCTGGTCGCGCCTAGATTAAGAAAATGCCGGGCGATAGCGACTGCGAGAGCAGCGCCTTCTTCCGGATCGGTGGCGGAGCCGAGTTCGTCCAACAGCACCAGAGAGCGCGATGTAGCTGTTTTAGAAATGAGGTCAATGTTCCTGACGTGCGCCGAAAAAGTGGAAAGGTTCTGCTCGATCGATTGATAGTCGCCAATATCTGCGAACACCGAATCAAAAACTGGAATCGCGGCGGCCTCTGCAGGAACCGGCATTCCCGACTGAGCCATCAGCGCAAGCAAACCAATGGTTTTTAAACCAACGGTTTTTCCGCCGGTATTTGGTCCACTAATGATGAGCTGCCGGCTATCCGCGGCGAGTTCAAGCGAAATAGGAACCACACGACCGCCACGCTCGCGAAGGTTGCGTTCCAAAACCGGATGCCGTGCATTTGTTACTTGAAAGTGAGTGGCTGCGTTCCAACCCTCTTTGCCGCGTCCACTCTGTCCACCTTGTCCACTCACTCCATGTTGTCCAGCCAAAACTTGCGGCCGCACACACTGGTAGTCTCGAGCAAAACGCGCCTTGGCAAATTGCAACTCGATTTCAGCCAGAACATCGAGCGCCGTTTCCAATGCAGGCGCCTGCTCGCCAATGCGAGCCGTCATCTCCAGCAGAATGCGATGAATCTCAGCGTTTTCTTCCTCCAGCAGGCGAACAAGCTCATTGTTCTGCTCGATGGTTTCGAGCGGCTCAACGAAAACAGTTTGCCCGCTGGAACTCGCGCCGTGCACAACGCCGTTTACGCGCCGCTTCTGCTCGACCTTTACGGGAATGACGAAGCGCTCTCCGCGAATGGTGATGAGTTCATCCTGTGTCGCGCCGCCTTCCGCGAGATGGCGCATATAGCTGCGGAGCGAACTCTGAATCTCGCGCTTCTGCCGCTCAATGTCGCGCCGCAAGCGCGCCAGCTCCGGCGATGCGCGATCATCGAGCGTGCCGTCGGGAAGAATCTTGCCGTGAAAGAAGCGAAGCAGCAGGGTGAAATCGGCGAGCGCGAGCGAGCCTTCGCGAATCGCCGGCCATCCCCCGTCGAGTGAGGCTGGAGGTTCGAGTGCAATGGCGCGCCATTCGTCTGCGCGATCGGCGATTGTGAGGACTTCGCGCAGCTCCGGAATTTCGAGTGTTGCTCCGCCGATCTGAGCTTTCTTCAGAAGCTCGCGGCAGGCGGCGAGTCCATGGAAATCGAATGCTCCGCCGGCTTCGAGGAATTTTCGAATTTCCTCTGTGAGCTGCTGCTGGTGGAGAATCCAGTCGACATCATCTCGAGGACCGAGTTCTGCGACGCGGCGACGGCCCAAATCGGAGCCGCAGTAGGCGAGCAGCATGTCGCGCACGCGATCGAACTCGAGCAGCCGCAGGCTCCAAGTCGCAGACATGAATAAATGCTAGCAGGGACTCGGAAACAGCAGCGGCGCAGGTTGTTCTATTCGGCTCCCAAGACCGGTTCAAACAGCAGTAGTGACACGATGGTGAACACGACATCGTAAACACTGAGCAGTTTGATCCAGTTGATTGGATCGGCGTCGCCGGTAAGAATGTTGGTTGTGGCGAGCACCATTCCGACGATCGCCGGAAGCGAAATGGGAAAAAGAATGAGGGGAAGCATCAGTTCGCGGTTGCGAGTGCGAATTGACAGAGCGGAAAAGAAAGTTCCGTTTACCACCAATGCCCAGGTTCCCAGCGCGGCAACCACGACGAGCTCCGCTCCCGAGCCGATTACGCGCAGGTTGTAGAAGACCGTGAAGACGGGCGCGATCAGAATCTCAATGACAGCAACGAAGATGAAATTCGCGATCACCTTCGCTAAGAAAAGCGCATTTGGAGGAGCAGGCGCGAGGCGTAAAGCGTCGAGCACGCTGTTATGCAGTTCACGCGCCCAGCTTTGATTGAGCGCCACGATGGTGGCGAATAGCAAGGCGATCCAAGCGATGCCGCCGGCAATGACGCGCGATTCTTCCGCGAGCGGGTCGAACGCAAACGCAAACACTACCACCACCAGCAACGCGAAGAACAACATCGAGTTGCTGGCGTCTTTTGACCGCCACTCGAGGCGCAGATCCTTGCGCAAGTGTAAGGCGACCGTGCGCGCCAGATTCATCGCGCACCTCGAACCGACTCTGCATCTGCTGAGGAGGAATAGGGACCGGTGATTTCTCGCTTGACGATGGTGCCGGCGTGCATCGTGATCCATTCGTCGGCAACTGGAGCGAGGGCTTCGAGTTGATGCGTGATGACGATCAGGGTCGTTCCACCATCCCGCAGTGAACCAAGCAAGGCGGCCATGGTCGCAATCGACCTGGTGTCAACGTTCGAGAACGGTTCATCGAGCAAGAGCAGATCGGGAGAGGAAAGCATTGCGCGCGCGAGCGCCAGGCGCTGCTTCATGCCTTGCGAGTACTGCCCGACGCGTCGTCTGGGATCGACGTTCGCCAGTCCTACTCGCTCGAGGAGCTCATCCACGGAAACCTTCGAGCGTTCCGGATATAGACCGCTGAAGTAGGCTAGATTTTCTCGTGCAGTAAGTTCCTCGTACAGGAGCGTTGCATGTGCCATGAAGCCGATGCGGCCGCTGACTTGCCGCAGATCTCGATTTCCAAGAACGGTCACGCTGCCGCGAGATGGACGTGCCAATCCGGCAATGATGCGTAGCAATGTCGTCTTGCCGGCTCCGTTCTCGCCCAGCAATCCGTAGAGACGTCCTGCTGCCAGAGTTGCGTTTACATCATGGAGAGCGGCAAAGCGTCCGAAAAGCTTGCTTACGCTTTCGAGAACGACTGCCGGCTCAGAATGGGAATGATCTTCGGAATGGACTCCAGAATCACTCAAGCGTCAGTTGGAACTCTGCGCGGCGGGCTTTGCCTCGGCCTGGGTCATCGTGCCGGATTGATTCGCAGCGGGCGCGTACTTCGACGCACACTTTGCTTGAATCTGCTGCGCATGAAATACACTGTCAGTTCCGTAGGAGCCTTCGACCAGCGCCTGGGCGTTGTCTTTGAAAGTGTCCGGAGGCGGCTCGGTGCCGCGATAGGCTACCTGCAGCTTCAGCCCTTGCTCGTCGATCTGGAAGTCGGCTCCGGCGCCTTTGCGGTGAATGCTGCCCGGCACGACTTGTCCGGCGACGCGCAGGCGCTTGCTGTGCGCCTGGTCGCCCATTCCTTGCAGTTCCTTGATGGTGACGTAATAGCTCTTAGTCTGCTGAATACCGGTAAACGCCAGGTACGAAAGCGCGCCGACAATGATGGCAATCGCGATTCCAAAACGGAGATATCTTCCTGCAGAAGGCACGAATTAAAGAGTATTCCGGCTGCGTGGACGGGTCAAGAAATTCAGATAAATTGTAGGTTTCGCCAGTTACGGGCCGACGCTGAGAAAATCTTCGCCATGAAGACGCTTCGAGGATGACAATCCTCGAGAGCATCTGCAAGAACCCGCAGGAAGGATGCTGGCAAGGCAGTGAAACGTGGTTATCTCAAGTAGACGCGGGTCGGATGCCGCTACTCTGCTGGAACAGCAGCACGCGGCTTCTGCTCTCGCTAACATCTCCGTGATGGCCCTATTGTGATAATAATTTGAGGTAAGTTCAGGAAAGTCCCGTCGCAGTTCCTCTGGCCGAGGTTCCCCGGTTTGTGCGCGGTATCAATTTGATGACATCGAGGTCCTGTGACCAACGGGGATCCCCAAAGTGTAGTGTGCCAACCCGGACAGCTTGCTCCTGCGAGCGGCGTTTATCTGGTCAAACATTTGAATCAGCATCGTGCGATGCATGAGGTGCTGGTGATTCGCGGCGAGGAGTTTCCGCTTTGTCGAACGTGCCGAGGCTCGGTCCGATTCCGGCTCGATCGCGAGATCGATCATGTGCACCACGATTGGGACCTTGCTGGACCTATGGAGAGTTCGCTTTCGGAACCGCTTCCAGAATTCGATAGTGTGCGCGCCTATCGGCGCTTTGAAGTTGATCTGCCGATCACGCTGGAATCGCGGCATTTGAAAAAGCCGTTGATTGTGCAAGGCCATACGACCAATCTCAGCGAAGGCGGTCTTGGTGCTGTGATTGGCGAACGATTTGCCGACGACACGCGAAACCTCACCATCCGCTTGCCCGGCCTACATTCCCGAAAAGACATTCAGGTAAGCGCTCGTCTGCGATACCGAAAGGGGATGCGCCATGGCTTTGAATTCATGCGCGTATCCGCGGCAGACCGTGACGCCCTTCGTGAACTCTGCTCCCACTCGCTCTCCTAGAACTCCTAGCGTCGAAAATCGAGATCCTCCGAGATGTGTGGCATCGCCTGACTTAGTTGAAACTTCACTTTGTGGGCGCAAAACCTGCATTCGGGCAGAACTTCGCCTCGGAGGAACAGGGCTTGTATCACCTGCGACGGGCAGTTGCGGTGGATCACATCGTAAATTCCTGATTCGGGAACTCTGTCGCCTGCCCTCAAATTTTCCCGAGCGGGTTTTCGCGCAACGTTCATCGTGTACTCTCCCTAAGCGCAGCATTAAGGTTGCAGGTGCATGGCCAAAGTACTGATCAGCAGTTCGGGATAGAGGCACTGGGATCAGTCAGTTGCGAGCAAAGAAGAAGGTTGCCTTGCCGCTTTGGGAAAGATTTACT from Terriglobales bacterium includes these protein-coding regions:
- a CDS encoding DUF177 domain-containing protein, with protein sequence MFISLQELEVKKVEFSQQLAPGTIDLGAELRQSGVLNTKGRAELLEEHRGGKNVVEDIRVLGDFSTTIEVRCARCVDPVPTKVGGDFDLLYRPLGIDAGHDERSISEAETEIGYYSGDGIQLEDVLREQILLALPVKVVCSESCRGICAGCGRNLNVEACTCEERPSDPRWAALADIKDKLK
- the rpmF gene encoding 50S ribosomal protein L32 is translated as MPNPKRRHSKARTGRRRAHDYLSANSLSECPNCHEKKMPHRACPKCGHYKGREIFDTEKAG
- the plsX gene encoding phosphate acyltransferase PlsX, which gives rise to MPTVIAVDAMGSDRAPKPEVEGAILACRHHDVRVLLVGREPQIREELEREIERHPTVRNLPIEMIHATEVIGMGEKAATAVRSKRDSSMRVGLRLVREARAAGFVTAGNTGAAMATAKMVLGTLPGVDRPALAAVFPTSAGKAAILLDVGANVDCKPQHLEQFAIMGEIYSRSIFGMNKPRVGLLSIGEEEGKGNELTREAYTLLRQLPLNFAGNVEGRDLYNGSVDVIVCDGFIGNVALKVSEGLVSAVRFLLKESLKSTISSQVGFLLSRRAFDDFKKRLDYAEYGGAPLLGIKGICIVGHGSSNATAIKNAIRVAAQFAETRINDKIEKGLSSHRPRREPPPSDTIEAGSAPV
- a CDS encoding endonuclease MutS2 → MSATWSLRLLEFDRVRDMLLAYCGSDLGRRRVAELGPRDDVDWILHQQQLTEEIRKFLEAGGAFDFHGLAACRELLKKAQIGGATLEIPELREVLTIADRADEWRAIALEPPASLDGGWPAIREGSLALADFTLLLRFFHGKILPDGTLDDRASPELARLRRDIERQKREIQSSLRSYMRHLAEGGATQDELITIRGERFVIPVKVEQKRRVNGVVHGASSSGQTVFVEPLETIEQNNELVRLLEEENAEIHRILLEMTARIGEQAPALETALDVLAEIELQFAKARFARDYQCVRPQVLAGQHGVSGQGGQSGRGKEGWNAATHFQVTNARHPVLERNLRERGGRVVPISLELAADSRQLIISGPNTGGKTVGLKTIGLLALMAQSGMPVPAEAAAIPVFDSVFADIGDYQSIEQNLSTFSAHVRNIDLISKTATSRSLVLLDELGSATDPEEGAALAVAIARHFLNLGATSIISTHHTSLKVYAANTPGVVNAAVGFDEKTLQPTYELKVGVPGASAGINIAQRLGLNSQIVEAARRRLAGQTQDVARFLDQLHQQLETLEQERSDLRRREQEVAREKSRLDLEGMKEQRQQVREMEKKLEQLLRDFEYQAQELINTVEDRAAAQKMSKDAERRVARLRREFKEQFDATVVAHRTGADRGDPNARPGEVKYVAEGDVVRLKSLGREAVVKRKIDENTFEVEAGIMKMRVPKTDIATVVRSAVAERAVSPVAAARARGISVSLKNDDNDLSVPTEINVIGQTVDDATREVEKFVDRAFLAGMPRVRVVHGSGMGILRKALRQFLKSHPHVATVNEPPQSEGGAGATVVELRI
- a CDS encoding heme exporter protein CcmB, which produces MNLARTVALHLRKDLRLEWRSKDASNSMLFFALLVVVVFAFAFDPLAEESRVIAGGIAWIALLFATIVALNQSWARELHNSVLDALRLAPAPPNALFLAKVIANFIFVAVIEILIAPVFTVFYNLRVIGSGAELVVVAALGTWALVVNGTFFSALSIRTRNRELMLPLILFPISLPAIVGMVLATTNILTGDADPINWIKLLSVYDVVFTIVSLLLFEPVLGAE
- a CDS encoding ABC transporter ATP-binding protein: MSDSGVHSEDHSHSEPAVVLESVSKLFGRFAALHDVNATLAAGRLYGLLGENGAGKTTLLRIIAGLARPSRGSVTVLGNRDLRQVSGRIGFMAHATLLYEELTARENLAYFSGLYPERSKVSVDELLERVGLANVDPRRRVGQYSQGMKQRLALARAMLSSPDLLLLDEPFSNVDTRSIATMAALLGSLRDGGTTLIVITHQLEALAPVADEWITMHAGTIVKREITGPYSSSADAESVRGAR
- a CDS encoding cytochrome c maturation protein CcmE, whose protein sequence is MPSAGRYLRFGIAIAIIVGALSYLAFTGIQQTKSYYVTIKELQGMGDQAHSKRLRVAGQVVPGSIHRKGAGADFQIDEQGLKLQVAYRGTEPPPDTFKDNAQALVEGSYGTDSVFHAQQIQAKCASKYAPAANQSGTMTQAEAKPAAQSSN
- a CDS encoding PilZ domain-containing protein — encoded protein: MTNGDPQSVVCQPGQLAPASGVYLVKHLNQHRAMHEVLVIRGEEFPLCRTCRGSVRFRLDREIDHVHHDWDLAGPMESSLSEPLPEFDSVRAYRRFEVDLPITLESRHLKKPLIVQGHTTNLSEGGLGAVIGERFADDTRNLTIRLPGLHSRKDIQVSARLRYRKGMRHGFEFMRVSAADRDALRELCSHSLS